One stretch of Carassius gibelio isolate Cgi1373 ecotype wild population from Czech Republic chromosome B1, carGib1.2-hapl.c, whole genome shotgun sequence DNA includes these proteins:
- the LOC127948561 gene encoding synaptogyrin-3-like has product MDGAGSFGAGRAGSAFDLIAFIKQPQTTLRVLAWIFSMVVFASIINEGYVNMGSERLHCVFNKNADACNYGITIGIVAFLACVSFLAMDVYFPQISSVKNRKRAVLLEMVFSGFWTFLWFVGFCFLASQWSRTSPKELPLEQASDAARAAIAFSFFSILTWAGLTVCAVQRFLLGTDMTLFTTEHMAAHPPKQPYPSNDIIGQTTIPVNAFQSPPLIETVETCPPGYKIPPAF; this is encoded by the exons ATGGATGGAGCGGGCTCGTTCGGAGCGGGCCGAGCCGGTTCGGCCTTTGATCTGATTGCGTTCATCAAACAACCACAGACAACCCTAAGAGTCCTGGCGTGG ATCTTCTCCATGGTGGTCTTTGCTTCTATCATAAATGAGGGCTATGTGAATATGGGCAGTGAGCGCCTGCACTGTGTCTTTAATAAGAACGCAGACGCCTGTAACTACGGCATCACTATAGGAATTGTGGCTTTCTTAGCCTGTGTCTCCTTCCTGGCCATGGATGTCTACTTCCCCCAGATCAGCAGTgttaaaaacagaaagagagcagtGCTGTTGGAGATGGTTTTTTCAG GTTTCTGGACATTCCTTTGGTTTGTAGGATTCTGCTTTTTGGCCAGTCAGTGGAGTCGTACTTCCCCTAAGGAACTGCCGCTGGAGCAGGCGTCAGACGCGGCACGAGCAGCTATCGCCTTCTCTTTCTTCTCCATCCTTACCTGG GCGGGCCTTACGGTGTGCGCCGTTCAGAGGTTCCTGCTCGGTACTGACATGACACTGTTCACCACCGAGCACATGGCCGCCCATCCGCCCAAGCAGCCGTACCCCTCCAATGACATCATCGGTCAGACCACCATCCCCGTCAACGCTTTCCAGAGTCCACCGCTCATCGAAACCGTGGAGACCTGCCCCCCTGGATACAAGATCCCGCCTGCATTTTAA